In Populus alba chromosome 1, ASM523922v2, whole genome shotgun sequence, a single window of DNA contains:
- the LOC118033867 gene encoding ubiquitin receptor RAD23b, with the protein MKLTVKTLKGSHFEIKVQPTDTVMGVKKNIEDVQGKDNYPCGQQLLIHNGKVLKDETTLVDNKVTEDGFLVVMLSKSKTAAAGTSSTLPVSTPPTTTPTSNSTPDAPAPDAQAPASKSASASDTATANAQSDTYGQAASNLVAGSSLEQTIQQIMDIGGGNWDKETVTRALRAAYNNPERAVDYLYSGIPETAEVAVPVARFPADQGIETGAAPAAPALAPGGPNSSPLNMFPETLSGGGGDAGLVLGSLDFLRNNQQFQALRSMVQANPQILQPMLQELGKQNPQLLRMIQEHNAEFLQLINEPLDGSEGDIFDQPDQDMPHAINVTPAEQEAIERLVAMGFDRALVIEAFLACDRNEELAANYLLENGADFED; encoded by the exons ATGAAGCTCACCGTCAAGACACTGAAAGGCAGCCATTTCGAAATTAAGGTTCAACCCACCGACACT GTAATGGGTGTAAAGAAGAATATCGAAGACGTGCAAGGAAAAGACAATTACCCATGTGGACAACAATTGTTGATTCATAATGGGAAAGTCTTGAAAGATGAGACTACTTTAGTTGATAATAAGGTTACCGAAGATGGTTTTCTTGTTGTCATGCTTAGCAag AGTAAAACAGCTGCAGCTGGGACTTCATCCACCCTG CCTGTTTCTACACCACCTACCACCACACCAACTTCAAATTCGACTCCTGATGCTCCCGCACCTGATGCACAAGCACC GGCCTCAAAGAGTGCATCTGCTTCTGACACAGCAACAGCCAA TGCACAGAGTGATACCTATGGTCAAGCTGCTTCCAATTTAGTTGCTGGCAGTAGTTTGGAGCAGACTATTCAGCAAATAATGGATATAGGTGGTGGAAACTGGGACAAAGAAACAGTTACTCGCGCACTTCGAGCTGCCTATAATAACCCAGAGCGGGCAGTGGACTACTTGTACTCT GGCATTCCAGAAACAGCAGAAGTTGCTGTCCCAGTGGCTCGGTTTCCTGCAGATCAGGGCATTGAAACAGGTGCAGCTCCGGCTGCACCTGCACTTGCACCAGGAGGACCTAATTCTTCTCCACTGAATATGTTTCCTGAG ACACTTTCTGGTGGTGGAGGCGATGCTGGCCTCGTACTTGGCTCTCTTGATTTCCTTAGAAACAATCAACAA TTTCAAGCATTGCGTTCAATGGTTCAAGCAAATCCACAAATCTTGCAG CCCATGCTCCAGGAGCTTGGAAAGCAAAACCCCCAGCTTTTAAGAATGATTCAAGAGCATAATGCAGAGTTTCTTCAGTTAATAAATGAACCGCTTGATGGTTCTGAAGG GGATATATTCGATCAACCTGACCAAGATATGCCCCATGCTATCAACGTGACCCCAGCTGAACAAGAGGCTATTGAACGG CTTGTGGCAATGGGATTCGATAGAGCCCTCGTCATCGAGGCATTTTTGGCTTGTGATCGCAACGAGGAGCTGGCAGCCAACTATCTACTGGAAAATGGTGCAGATTTTGAAGATTGA